The Glycine soja cultivar W05 chromosome 3, ASM419377v2, whole genome shotgun sequence genome window below encodes:
- the LOC114404956 gene encoding uncharacterized protein LOC114404956, whose translation MAPLPATYIEICNTIRLTGVPADAISEKFLKTYFPESKTAEGKAAISSFHQFPDESLSEALERFIGLLRETLTHDFSELIQLNIFIDGLRPQSKQLLDASAGGKTKMKTPEEAMDLIESMAACDIVILRDRAHIPTMKSLLDLTSQDAL comes from the exons ATGGCACCATTGCCAG CCACCTACATAGAGATATGCAATACTATCAGGCTGACGGGTGTGCCTGCAGATGCAATCAG TGAAAAGTTCTTGAAGACGTACTTCCCTGAATCGAAGACTGCAGAAGGCAAAGCTGCCATCTCTTCCTTCCACCAATTTCCAGATGAATCGTTGAGTGAGGCACTTGAAAGATTCATAGGTTTATTGCGAGAGACTCTCACTCATGATTTTTCAGAACTAATACAACTCAACATATTCATAGATGGGTTGAGACCACAATCTAAGCAGCTCTTGGATGCTTCAGCTGGGGGTAAGACCAAAATGAAGACCCCCGAGGAAGCAATGGACTTAATTGAAAGCATGGCTGCTTGTGACATTGTCATTCTGAGAGACCGAGCCCACATTCCTACTATGAAGAGCTTATTGGATCTAACCTCACAGGACGCTCTGTAG